TAGGAGTCTGATTGTGTACTTAGTAAAAGAACTATCACAATAGAGTTTACGAATGGGATGAACAGTTGAGATTGAAATGGAAGTGTGTCCATTGACAGCAAAAGTCAAGTAAGGACTACCTCTCACCAAAAAGAATCTAAGGTTACTTGATGGTAAGTCCAAAGTAACACTAAGATCACTATATGATGAGATTATGTGGCGTTGCTTTGGGTTAGGATTCTTGAAAGCAGATATAGTTAAATCGGGGCAAAAAATCTGCTCTAATAAGGCAGAGGTAATGTTCTGAGATGGATAAGAAAGGGAAATGGAAGAGTTAGCTGAACGGATTAAATAAGGTTGAATGTACTCAGGCTGGTCACCATTCTTGAGtacaaaattttggaaaaatgaaTTAGTGGGCAAAGGGGTGGAAACAAGCTTGCTAGAAAAGTAATCTGATGGATTAGGCAAGACTAAAGATTTTGCTTTGGAGAAGACAAATTGGTGATTGTGGGATTTTTCATCTGTGTTTGAGTGTGAAGTTAAATGAGCATTGTAACCATGAACAAAAATGGAAAGTGTATAAAGCAGTAAAAGTACCACCATTTTCAGGGAATTTTGAGTGTTAGCTCCCATTTGAGATGATTGTTAAACAGATTCTTGGCAGACCCTTTTAATATTTGGCTGCTGGGTTTACGGTTTACTTTAAAGGGAAGGTGGACATGTCTAGTTGACTGTTAGCTTAGAAGAAGCATATAATTTGGAACGTGACATCGTCGTGTTTCATATTTCACATTTCTTTCCTTCTTTGAAGTGGTCAAGACTAGCTGGCTAGCACCAGCTTGTGCTTAACAAGTGGGGCTGAAAGTCCAAGATTTTTGCAGATTTTAGTGACCAACGGgggaaagaaaatgaagaaaaagaggAGAACAGAAGAGGGACAGGGGAAGGATACCGGGTAATTGCTTTGTTGTGTAATTAAAGTTGAATGCTGCACTTAATTATAACGTTACAGTAATTCGTACGGAAGGAAAATATAGTGACCGTTACTAACAAAGATTTGTTTGGGCCTTTGGGTGCTAAAGTCAATTTCCAATTACGTAACTCTCATTGGATGGAAGAATGTGATTATTTTAACAGTGAAGTTGGTGGGGCTGGTAATTTACATATGGGACAATAATTTAAAAGACGAGGCCATATTTTATTACCATGTCATAATCAGAAAGATAAAGATCTAGATTCTTAAGGCAACGGGAAAGAAGGAAGACCAAAGAGTATAATAATGTCTAGTTTAAGAAAGGGCTTCAAGAAACGGTAGGTTCAAAGTTGCTACCTAAAACAAACTATCCCTTTTTTGCCTGTCAGATGCCAGCTAAAACAAGAGAAAACGTAACCATATTAATAAGTATAAAACTATATGTATTACCAATTAAATGTGTAACTTTAAGGCTAAGTACTGTAAATACAGAATGCAGGTAACTATATTTTCCGGTTCTTGGTGAACGGTTGTATTAAAATGTTGAGCAAAATTATCAGGCTCCGTTGACTGTCACCCCTAGCCACATCATGTAGGCTGCGGTCAACGTGTTTCATTTTCGCATCACATGATTCACACTTGTGAAAAATGGTAATCTAGTGCgtcactttttcttttttaatcaaAGTCAATGAGAATACCTCTAGAACCATACAGAACAAGCTGACTTTTTTTTTCCCCGGCAACAAGCTGACCGAATAAACTAAAGATTAAAACTTATTTGGTGGGTGCAGTCAACTGTTTAGGAGATGCATTAGAGCAAAATTCATCCCCTCCTGTCTACTCTCCAACTTAGAATGACAGAGGCTTTGGCGTTGGATTGAAGTTGAAGGACTGATTTGGCACAAGAAACTTGTGAAGTATCGGATGAAGAATCGAGTTATTCAAGCTACAAGAATGTAACCAAAACATTTGGCTGCTAAAAGCTGGTTAGTGTGACACTGAAGATCTCACTGCAACATTGATAGTTGCAGAATATTGACAACTTTGCAAGGGTGCCACGAAGAATAGAAGAATGAAATATCtgttatgaaatatagtaaatatagagtatggatgtccactacacaaatataatgcctcttccattatcttccaccattttaatggttcttccattatctcatatattgaatgcatatgtagcactataaatagaggcataagttttcatatgggatatacttgaacacatttggatgaataagaaatctctcctCTCTTGTCTCTCTATTTCTATTGTGTTCATCATTTactattgtgactcttttagcttcattttataacacgttatcagcacgagtctctaacTTCATTACCGTCGCTCCAATCACTCCAAGTTGAATCTACTTTTTCATCTGGTATGCGTTTTTACCACCCTTCTAATATAAGTTATGCAAACAGAAAGTTAATTAGCTTCTAAGTCATCTGCCAATTctatttttatgcaaatattTTTGTACCATACATTTGGTCTGTCAATTGATATTCCGCTGCCAATTCGCTTTTAGTATTCTCATGAAATAATAAATCTTTATGTGCTATAGTAGTAAACATTTAACAGTTAACAACACTAATATGGTAATTTTTATAAAACAgtactttaaatatatatattggttGGTGGTTGTGGATTAGTTGTTCTTTTAATAAGACCATGATTATATGTTACTGTTAATTTGATTGGGTTATATTGACTACAAGTTTGAGAGAAGAAACAGGTTGTTttgtgaaaaaattaaaaaaaaaagtattgtttgaaaaaaaaaatgtttttgtgaaaaaaaaaaaggaaggtatTGTGTTTGTAAAAAGTATTGTTTTGTGGAAATTAAACTTACTATTTTTGAGATTATGTTGTTTAACTGTATCTAACTCAAATATTTCTATGATAGTTTTGATCATCATGTCGAATTTGTCGAAGCTTGAGTTTGTGGCACTTGATATCTCGGGAAAGAATTACCTATCATGGGTACTTGATGCTGAAATTCACCTAGACGCCAAAGGTCTTGGTGCCACTATTACTCAGGATAATACAACATCAAGTCAGGACAAAGCGAAGGCAATGATTTTCCTTCGTCATCATCTGGATGAAGGATTGAAGGTTGAATACCTGACAGTGAAAGATCCACTTGAATTGTGGACTGGTTTGAAGGAAAGGTATGACCACATTAAGGTAACGGTATTGCCCAGGGCTCGTTATGAGTGGATTCACTTACGGTTACAAGATTTTAAAAACTGTATGTGATTATAACTCTGCTGTCTATAGAATTACTTCCCAACTGAAATTATGTGGGGATAATATAACTGACGAGGATATGTTGGAAAAGACTCTTACGACTTTTCATGCCTCCAATTTGGTATTACAACAACAGTACCGTGAAAGGGGTTTTAAAAAGCATGCTGATTTGATATCATGTCTTCTTGTGGCTGAGCAGCACAATACCCTTTAATTGAAAAATCATGAAGCCCGTCCCACTGGAACTGCTCCATTCCCggaagcgaatgtggtagcaacACATGGCCCAACTGAAAGAAGACAAAATAATCGAGGCCATAATAATGAGCGTGGGCGTGGCAGGGGCAAGGGACGATATAATAATCGTCGTGGTGGTGGTCACCATAAAAGGGAGAACAATATGGGTTATCAAGGCAATCCTTCAAGGAACAACTGTCATCGTTGTGGTTTGAAAGGTCACTGGAAAAATGAATGTCGGGCGCCTGAACATTTTGTCAGGCTTTATCaaaattccttcaaaagaaaGTCAAATAGAGGTGGTGCCTCTTCTGCTAATGCCCGGGTGGAGtcacacatgacttttaaaaataACGATGAGGCAGGGCCTTCACGAAAATATGATGATAATGTTGAAGCTAATTTGGCTGTGAAAGATGATGATTTTGATGGGCTTGATGATATTACTCATTTGGAAGTTGAAGACTTCTTTGGAGATCGAAATTGAGATTTGATCGTTTCACTGGGGAATGTGttatgttattatttttatttatgtgtTTTAAGTTGTCTTTATGTTGTTTTATTTTCGAGAAGTACTTAAATTCTCTATGTTGTTTTATCTTCTGGATTAGTAATTAAGTTTTATATTGTTAGTTTCCGTATTTCTTATGATGTATTTTTGTTTTTATGAAGATAAATAAAATTCCTCAGTCTTTAATTGGATCCGAGATGAGTAATAGAGATATGTGCCTTTTGGATAGTGCTACAACTCACACTATattaagagaaaagaaatatttcTCTCATTTGGTTATGAAAAGGGCTTGTGTTAATACAATATCTGGtagtacaaaattaattgagGGCTCTGGAAAAGCGACCTTATTACTACCTGGAGGAACAATATTGGCCATTAGTGATGCACTATATTGCAGCAAGTCTCGAAGAAACTTATTAAGTTTCAAGGTTATTCGCCAAAATAGTTATCACATTGAGACTGCCAATGAAGGAAAAGTTGAGTGCCTTTATATTATTACAATGAAAGCTGGGGAAAAGTTTGTGCATGAAAAATTACCCGCACTTTCTTCCGGGTTGTACCATACAAGTATTGGTGCGGTTGAAACACATGTTGTAGTAAATAAAAGGTTTAATGATTCTAATGATTTTATCATTTGGCATGACCGGTTGGGCCATCCCGGTTCTAGTATGATGCGCAAAATAATTAAGAATTCACATGGGCATACTTTGAAGAACCAAAAGATTCTTCAATTTAAggaattctcttgtgctgcttgttctcaAGGAAAATTGATTATTAAACCATCAGCAACTAAGGTTGGGATTGAATCCCCCGCATTTCTGGAACGTATACAAGGTGATATATGTGGGCCAATTCACCCTTCATGTGGACCATTTAAATATTATATGGTCTTGATTGATGCATCTACAAGATGGTCACATGTGTGCTTATTATCAACTCGCAATATGGCTTTTGCGAGATTGTTGGCTCAAATAATAAGGTTAAGAGCACAATTTCCAGATAATGCGATAAAGAAAAttcgtcttgataatgctggtgagTTTACATCTCAGGCCTTTAATGATTATTGTACGGTCACGGAATAACAGTTGAACATTCGGTTGCTCATGTTCATACTCAAAATGGTCTGGCAGAATCAATGATTAAACGCCTACAATTGATAGCTAGACCATTGCTAATGAGGACAAAACTTCCTGTTTCGGTATGGGGACATGCTATTTTGCATGCAGCAGCACTTGTGCGTATAAGGCCAACCAGTTATCATGAATTCTCCCCATTACAATTGGCTTTTGGTCAAGAGCCAAATATTTCCCATCTTCGAATTTTTGGATGTGCGGTATATGTTCCAATTGCTCCACCACAACGcacaaagatgggtccccaaagaagGTTGGGGATATATATTGGGTATGAATCTCcttcaattttaaaatatttagaaCCGATGACTGGAGATTTATTTACAGCAAGATTTGCCGATTGTCATTTTGATGAATCAGTATACCCAACATTAGGGGGAGAACATAAGCAGTTGGAAAAGGAGATAGATTGGAATGCATTATCACTATCTCATTTAGATCCTCGAACAAATCAATGTGagcaagaggttcaaaagatgatttatttgCAAAATGTCGCAAATCAACTGCCAGATGCATTTACTAAtcttcca
Above is a genomic segment from Lycium barbarum isolate Lr01 chromosome 12, ASM1917538v2, whole genome shotgun sequence containing:
- the LOC132624731 gene encoding uncharacterized protein LOC132624731, with the translated sequence MSNLSKLEFVALDISGKNYLSWVLDAEIHLDAKGLGATITQDNTTSSQDKAKAMIFLRHHLDEGLKVEYLTVKDPLELWTGLKERITSQLKLCGDNITDEDMLEKTLTTFHASNLVLQQQYRERGFKKHADLISCLLVAEQHNTL